The following are from one region of the Anguilla rostrata isolate EN2019 chromosome 7, ASM1855537v3, whole genome shotgun sequence genome:
- the LOC135259780 gene encoding kxDL motif-containing protein 1-like yields MEPSASGMFCDRMLSMVNSEDVNAIIQAQRHMLDRFEKTNEMLLNFNGLSNVRLHQMTEHFLLHTRTLLEMKKDLDSIFRRIRTLKGKLAKQYPDVFSSVHESPVLEEDDDEFDPVPPSTATTTATSEQSTESCDTSPDIISPTVSRCSEDFSQEHHPDTPTPDCPDVSKDVGVARGDLVDVGVAILRDEGPD; encoded by the exons ATGGAGCCATCtgcttctggaatgttctgtgaCAGGATGCTGAGCATGGTGAACTCTGAAGATGTGAACGCCATCATCCAAGCTCAGAggcacat GCTGGACCGCTTTGAGAAGACGAACGAGATGCTTCTGAATTTTAACGGGCTCTCCAACGTACGCCTGCACCAGATGACTGAGCACTTCCtgctgcacacacgcactctgcTGGAGATGAAGAAAGACCTGGACAGCATATTCAGGAGAATCAG GACACTGAAAGGCAAGCTTGCAAAGCAGTATCCCGATGTCTTCAGCA GCGTCCACGAGTCCCCTGTCCTGGAGGAGGATGACGATGAGTTTGACCCTGTCCCGCCCAGCACAGCAACCACCACGGCAACCTCGGAGCAGAGCACGGAGTCATGTGACACCAGTCCTGACATCATCTCCCCCACCGTCAGCCGCTGCTCAGAGGACTTCTCCCAAGAGCATCACCCTGACACGCCCACCCCAGACTGCCCGGATGTGTCCAAGGATGTGGGCGTGGCACGGGGCGATCTTGTtgatgtgggcgtggccatcCTTAGGGACGAGGGCCCAGAttag